A window of the Ipomoea triloba cultivar NCNSP0323 chromosome 14, ASM357664v1 genome harbors these coding sequences:
- the LOC116003618 gene encoding phytochromobilin:ferredoxin oxidoreductase, chloroplastic-like, with translation MESCFFSWSATLIPPLNLPLSRGGGSAKFIANLHRKRRFKPCNIRSIGHKASASAFTYRNFVHYALEETKLHTHLSPSPLQEKFSSDMDMGEKANFEMLSFEAPKIRLLRSLYIEGSDEMQVLDFAVFPRIEYDLPIFCANFFTTAKMNIIVLDLNPLHDVINQIDYKEKYYKHLIPLGLKYSQLLPWGGKLTSESLRFFSPIVLWTKFSSGPHNHSILYSAFKDYYKAWLNLIDRAVEDTDASQIICNREAQHRYLTWRAEKDPGHGLLKRLIGETLAKELTMNFLFNGTGELGSKSFLDYFPEYKREDGSINEKRSMVGKSFENRPWDAEGNFIGDTTPQHNSSLTNLDH, from the exons atggaATCTTGTTTTTTTTCATGGTCAGCAACCTTGATTCCGCCCCTGAATCTACCATTATCAAGAGGTGGAGGGAGTGCCAAATTTATTGCCAATTTGCATAGAAAAAGAAGATTCAAACCTTGTAATATTAGGAGTATAGGTCACAAAGCCTCAGCCTCAGCTTTTACATACAGAAACTTTGTTCATTATGCTTTGGAAGAAACCAAACTCCATACCCATTTGTCCCCTTCTCCATTGCAG GAGAAATTCAGTTCAGACATGGATATGGGTGAAAAAGCAAACTTTGAAATGCTTTCTTTTGAAGCCCCAAAGATTCGGCTCCTCCGCAGTCTCTATATTGAAGGGAGTGACGAAATGCAG GTCTTGGATTTTGCTGTTTTCCCCAGAATCGAATATGATCTGCCTATCTTTTGTGCGAACTTTTTTACAACTGCCAAAATGAACATAATCGTACT TGATCTTAACCCTTTGCATGATGTCATCAATCAAATAGATTACAAGGAGAAGTATTACAAGCACCTTATTCCTCTTGGCCTTAAGTATTCTCAG CTTTTACCCTGGGGAGGAAAACTTACCAGTGAGTCATTAAGATTTTTCTCTCCCATAGTTTTATGGACAAAATTTTCCTCTGGTCCTCACAACCATAGCATTTTGTATTCTGCATTCAAGGATTACTATAAG GCATGGCTAAATCTGATTGACAGAGCAGTGGAGGACACTGACGCTTCTCAAATCATTTGCAATCGTGAAGCACAGCACAGGTACCTAACATGGAGGGCAGAAAAG GATCCTGGACACGGGCTTCTGAAACGTCTGATAGGAGAGACTCTTGCCAAG GAGCTGACTATGAACTTCCTCTTCAATGGCACTGGTGAACTGGGGAGCAAAAGTTTTCTGGATTACTTTCCAGAGTACAAACGCGAAGATGGAAGCATAAACGAGAAGCGAAGTATGGTTGGAAAGTCTTTTGAAAATCGGCCATGGGATGCGGAAGGAAATTTCATCGGCGATACAACACCTCAACACAATTCATCACTTACAAATTTAGATCATTAA